A region from the Hypericibacter adhaerens genome encodes:
- a CDS encoding amidohydrolase family protein: MTTIFDYSITAPTEELVASYHPYPPHLANYERVYRNSTDHGELALFRGKPLAKFFEFLDSQGIGRICVKARDIRTTFNLTIPNEAVASLVADYPDRVVGFAGADPHRGKIAVTEFEHAIRKMGLRGLNLQLYELKLAANDRKIYPLYEKCVELNVPVNVHVSINFSTKSLMRYGHPLALDEVAVDFPDLRIIAGPPGWPWVQELIGVAWRHPNVYIAIESVRPNLLLKQNSGYEPLLTYGNSVLGDKIIFGSGWPLLPLARTVQEARSLPLKPANMRGFLADNAQRAVFGA; encoded by the coding sequence GTGACGACCATCTTCGACTATAGCATTACCGCGCCCACGGAAGAACTTGTCGCGAGCTACCACCCCTACCCGCCCCATCTCGCCAACTACGAGCGGGTCTACCGCAATTCGACCGACCATGGCGAGTTGGCCCTCTTTCGCGGCAAGCCGCTCGCCAAGTTCTTCGAGTTCCTCGATTCCCAGGGCATCGGCAGGATCTGCGTCAAGGCGCGCGACATCCGCACCACGTTCAACCTCACCATCCCCAACGAGGCGGTGGCGAGCCTGGTCGCCGACTATCCCGATCGGGTGGTGGGCTTCGCCGGCGCCGACCCGCATCGCGGCAAGATCGCGGTGACCGAGTTCGAGCATGCGATCCGCAAGATGGGCCTGCGCGGCCTCAATCTCCAGCTCTACGAGCTGAAGCTCGCCGCCAACGACCGCAAGATCTACCCTCTCTATGAGAAATGCGTCGAGCTGAACGTCCCCGTCAACGTCCATGTCTCGATCAATTTTTCGACCAAGTCGCTGATGCGCTACGGCCATCCGCTGGCGCTGGACGAAGTGGCCGTCGATTTTCCGGACCTGCGCATCATCGCGGGTCCCCCCGGCTGGCCCTGGGTGCAGGAACTGATCGGCGTCGCCTGGCGCCATCCCAATGTCTATATCGCCATCGAATCGGTCAGGCCCAACCTGCTCCTGAAGCAGAATAGCGGCTACGAGCCGCTTCTCACCTACGGCAATTCGGTCCTGGGCGACAAGATCATCTTCGGCAGCGGCTGGCCCCTGCTGCCCCTGGCGCGCACCGTGCAGGAAGCCCGTTCCCTGCCCCTGAAGCCGGCCAACATGCGCGGCTTCCTCGCCGACAACGCGCAGCGGGCGGTCTTCGGCGCGTAA
- the flbD gene encoding sigma-54-dependent transcriptional regulator FlbD → MRLLIVGSLDGPIATAGKIALSRGAKVAQVGEIDGAMEALRAGQGADLLLCDVRLDIARLIGQLKTERISLPVVACGIGTETDVAVRAIKAGAKDYLPLPPDAELIAAILAAVAEESSAFIYRDPVMREVLRLADQIAPSDASVLITGESGTGKEVMARYLHSRSKRAARPFISVNCAAIPEHLLESELFGHERGAFTGAIARRVGKFEEANGGTLLLDEISEMHPRLQAKLLRAIQEREIDRVGGTQPIKVDIRLIATSNRDLEIETRNGNFREDLYFRLNVVTLELPALRNRPADIAVLAEHFVKKYAAANAVQPPKISAAAEAMLLAHSWRGNVRELENTMHRAVLLCKGEELGPEAIMLTGQRGGASTPEARAVAAIETAKAQVTDTAGLVGRTVADVERDLILETLNHCLGNRTHAANILGISIRTLRNKLKQYSEEGILLPGARGAEGERQAV, encoded by the coding sequence ATGCGCCTCTTGATCGTCGGATCCCTCGACGGGCCCATCGCCACCGCCGGCAAGATCGCGCTGTCGCGCGGGGCCAAGGTGGCGCAGGTCGGCGAGATCGACGGCGCCATGGAGGCCCTCAGGGCCGGCCAGGGTGCGGACCTCCTGCTCTGCGACGTGCGCCTCGACATCGCGCGCCTGATCGGCCAGCTCAAGACCGAGCGCATCAGCCTGCCCGTGGTCGCCTGCGGCATCGGCACCGAGACCGACGTGGCCGTCCGCGCCATCAAGGCCGGTGCCAAGGACTATCTGCCGCTGCCCCCCGACGCCGAGCTGATCGCGGCCATCCTCGCCGCCGTGGCCGAGGAAAGCAGCGCCTTCATCTATCGCGATCCCGTGATGCGCGAGGTGCTGCGCCTGGCCGACCAGATCGCCCCCTCGGACGCCTCGGTGCTGATCACCGGCGAATCCGGCACCGGCAAGGAGGTCATGGCGCGCTATCTGCACAGCCGCAGCAAGCGCGCCGCCCGCCCCTTCATCTCGGTCAATTGCGCGGCCATCCCCGAGCATCTTCTCGAGTCCGAGCTGTTCGGCCATGAGCGCGGCGCCTTCACCGGCGCCATCGCCCGGCGCGTCGGCAAGTTCGAGGAGGCCAACGGCGGGACCCTGCTGCTCGACGAGATCAGCGAGATGCATCCCCGGCTGCAGGCCAAGCTGCTGCGTGCGATCCAGGAGCGCGAGATCGACCGCGTCGGCGGGACCCAGCCGATCAAGGTCGATATCCGCCTGATCGCCACCTCCAACCGCGACCTCGAGATCGAGACCCGCAACGGCAATTTCCGCGAGGACCTCTATTTCCGCCTCAATGTCGTGACGCTGGAGCTGCCGGCGCTGCGCAACCGGCCCGCCGACATCGCCGTGCTGGCCGAGCATTTCGTCAAGAAATACGCCGCCGCCAACGCGGTGCAGCCGCCGAAGATCTCGGCCGCGGCCGAGGCGATGCTGCTGGCCCATAGCTGGCGCGGCAATGTGCGCGAGCTCGAAAACACCATGCACCGCGCCGTCCTTCTCTGCAAAGGCGAGGAGCTCGGGCCCGAGGCCATCATGCTCACGGGCCAGCGCGGCGGCGCCTCCACGCCCGAGGCCCGCGCGGTCGCGGCGATCGAGACGGCCAAGGCCCAGGTCACCGACACGGCGGGCCTGGTCGGCCGCACCGTGGCCGATGTCGAGCGCGACCTGATCCTCGAGACGCTCAACCATTGCCTCGGCAACCGCACCCACGCCGCCAACATTCTCGGCATCTCGATCCGCACGCTCCGCAACAAGCTCAAGCAGTACAGCGAGGAAGGCATCCTGCTGCCGGGCGCGCGGGGCGCCGAGGGCGAGCGCCAGGCGGTCTGA
- a CDS encoding MinD/ParA family protein translates to MTATARPLPTPSGAGPQPAGRPSRLRTLAIASGKGGVGKTWLAISLAQALAKLGERVLLFDGDLGLANVDIQLGLMPRSDLGAVVERGRAMADAITSYAPGHFDVVAGRAGTASLAAMSGERLARLGDELFQTAANYDRLLLDLGAGVERTVRQLCRRAGSVLVITTDEPTALTDAYAFIKLGVSQGDIGDLRIAVNMAGSIAEGERTYATLLRACQSFLKIEPPLAGVIRRDARVKDSIRAQTPVAIRHPESAAAADVMALARKLKEARP, encoded by the coding sequence ATGACCGCGACCGCCCGCCCCCTGCCCACGCCTTCCGGCGCCGGACCGCAACCGGCCGGCCGGCCTTCGCGCCTGCGCACGCTGGCCATCGCCTCGGGCAAGGGCGGCGTCGGCAAGACCTGGCTCGCGATCTCGCTGGCCCAGGCCCTGGCCAAGCTGGGCGAACGCGTGCTGCTGTTCGACGGCGATCTCGGGCTCGCCAATGTGGATATCCAGCTGGGCCTGATGCCGCGCTCGGATCTGGGCGCGGTGGTCGAGCGCGGCCGCGCCATGGCCGACGCCATCACCAGCTACGCACCCGGCCATTTCGACGTGGTCGCAGGCCGCGCCGGCACTGCCTCGCTCGCGGCGATGAGCGGCGAGCGGCTGGCGAGGCTGGGCGACGAGCTGTTCCAGACCGCCGCCAATTACGACCGGCTGCTGCTCGATCTCGGCGCCGGCGTCGAGCGCACCGTGCGCCAGCTCTGTCGCCGGGCGGGCAGCGTGCTGGTGATCACCACCGACGAGCCGACGGCGCTGACCGACGCCTATGCCTTCATCAAGCTCGGCGTCAGCCAGGGCGATATCGGCGATCTCCGGATCGCGGTCAATATGGCGGGCTCGATCGCCGAGGGCGAACGCACCTATGCCACGCTGCTGCGCGCCTGCCAGTCCTTCCTCAAGATCGAGCCGCCGCTCGCCGGCGTGATCCGGCGCGATGCCCGCGTCAAGGACAGCATCCGCGCCCAGACTCCGGTCGCGATCCGTCATCCGGAGAGCGCCGCCGCCGCCGACGTCATGGCACTGGCGCGCAAGCTCAAGGAAGCGCGCCCGTGA
- the flhA gene encoding flagellar biosynthesis protein FlhA: MSGPGLNRIWGQLQTALKRGEIALALGVICILVVLILPMPAWLLDISLALSITVSVLVLMTSLFISKPLDFSSFPTVLLIATILRLSLNLASTRLILSHGHEGTDAAGHVIEAFGNFVMGGNFVIGVIVFAILVLVNFVVITKGSGRIAEVSARFSLDAMPGKQMAIDADLSAGLIDEAEARARRKALEDESSFFGAMDGAAKFVRGDAVAGLIITFINVIGGMIIGVGQEGLSFSEAAHSYTILTVGDGLVTQIPAIVISTGAGLLVSKAGISGTTDKALFSQLGGYPAALGLVSFLMGSMALLPGIPTIPFLALSGAAGTGAWMLARRQAQAKTQAEVKQKEEAATPAEETIQQTLQIDTVRLELGYGLLSLIGTERGQKLTDQIKALRRQVAREMGFVLPAVRIQDNLQLPANTYVVRVKEIEAGRGDLRPNMILVMDPRGEKITIAGEETVEPTFGLPAMWIDPAMREEAMFRGYTVVDPATVVTTHLTEVVKDNMAELMSYAETQKLVEDLGKEHQKLIGDLIPAQISMSGVQRVLQNLLAERISIRDLPAILEGVSEACGYTRNVNQITEHVRARLSRQISDSVADAEGVIQLLALSPEWEQAFAESLRGDGEDKQLAMPPTKLQQFINAVRQQFERHAMRGETPVLLTSPAIRPFVRSIVERFRPVTVVMSQNEIYARARIKTVGQI; this comes from the coding sequence ATGTCGGGGCCGGGCTTGAACCGGATCTGGGGGCAGCTCCAGACCGCGCTCAAGCGCGGCGAGATCGCGCTGGCGCTGGGCGTCATCTGCATCCTCGTGGTGCTGATCCTGCCCATGCCCGCCTGGCTGCTCGACATCTCGCTGGCGCTCTCGATCACGGTCTCCGTGCTCGTGCTGATGACCTCGCTCTTCATCTCGAAGCCGCTGGATTTCAGCTCCTTCCCGACCGTGCTGCTGATCGCCACGATCCTGCGGCTGTCGCTGAACCTGGCCTCGACCCGCCTGATCCTCTCGCATGGCCATGAGGGTACCGACGCCGCCGGCCACGTGATCGAGGCCTTCGGCAATTTCGTGATGGGCGGCAACTTCGTTATCGGCGTGATCGTGTTCGCGATCCTGGTGCTGGTGAATTTCGTCGTCATCACCAAGGGCTCGGGGCGCATCGCCGAAGTGTCGGCGCGCTTCAGCCTGGACGCCATGCCCGGCAAGCAGATGGCGATCGACGCCGACCTCTCGGCCGGCCTGATCGACGAAGCCGAGGCCCGGGCGCGCCGCAAGGCGCTCGAGGACGAGAGCAGCTTCTTCGGCGCCATGGACGGTGCCGCCAAGTTCGTGCGCGGCGACGCCGTCGCCGGCCTCATCATCACCTTCATCAACGTCATCGGCGGTATGATCATCGGCGTGGGCCAGGAGGGTCTCTCCTTCTCCGAAGCCGCCCACAGCTACACGATCCTGACCGTCGGCGACGGCCTCGTCACCCAGATCCCGGCGATCGTCATCTCGACCGGCGCCGGCCTGCTGGTCTCCAAGGCCGGCATCAGCGGCACCACCGACAAGGCCCTGTTCTCGCAGCTCGGCGGCTATCCGGCGGCGCTGGGCCTCGTCTCCTTCCTGATGGGCTCGATGGCGCTGCTGCCCGGCATCCCGACCATCCCGTTCCTGGCTCTTTCCGGCGCCGCCGGCACGGGCGCCTGGATGCTGGCGCGCCGCCAGGCCCAGGCCAAGACGCAGGCCGAGGTCAAGCAGAAGGAAGAGGCCGCGACCCCGGCCGAGGAGACGATCCAGCAGACGCTGCAGATCGACACGGTCCGCCTCGAGCTGGGCTATGGCCTGCTCTCGCTCATCGGCACGGAGCGCGGCCAGAAGCTCACCGACCAGATCAAGGCGCTGCGCCGCCAGGTCGCGCGCGAGATGGGCTTCGTGCTGCCGGCGGTGCGCATCCAGGACAATCTGCAGCTCCCCGCCAACACCTATGTCGTGCGGGTCAAGGAGATCGAGGCCGGCCGCGGCGACCTCAGGCCCAACATGATCCTGGTCATGGATCCGCGCGGCGAGAAGATCACCATCGCCGGCGAGGAGACGGTCGAGCCGACCTTCGGCCTGCCCGCCATGTGGATCGACCCCGCCATGCGCGAGGAGGCGATGTTCCGCGGCTACACCGTGGTCGATCCGGCCACGGTCGTCACCACCCATCTGACCGAGGTGGTGAAGGACAACATGGCCGAGCTCATGTCCTATGCCGAGACACAGAAGCTGGTCGAGGATCTGGGCAAGGAGCACCAGAAACTCATCGGCGACCTGATCCCCGCGCAGATCTCCATGAGCGGCGTGCAGCGCGTGCTGCAGAACCTGCTCGCCGAGCGCATCTCGATCCGCGACCTGCCGGCGATCCTCGAGGGCGTCTCCGAGGCCTGCGGCTATACCCGCAACGTCAACCAGATCACCGAACATGTCCGCGCGCGGCTGTCGCGCCAGATCAGCGATTCCGTGGCCGATGCCGAGGGCGTGATCCAGCTCCTGGCACTCTCGCCCGAATGGGAGCAGGCCTTCGCCGAATCGCTGCGCGGCGACGGCGAGGACAAGCAGCTCGCCATGCCGCCGACCAAGCTGCAGCAGTTCATCAACGCCGTCCGCCAGCAGTTCGAGCGCCATGCCATGCGCGGCGAGACGCCCGTGCTCCTGACCAGCCCCGCCATCCGCCCCTTCGTGCGCTCGATCGTCGAGCGCTTCCGTCCCGTCACCGTCGTGATGTCGCAGAACGAGATCTATGCGCGCGCGCGGATCAAGACGGTCGGGCAGATCTGA
- a CDS encoding ABC transporter substrate-binding protein, protein MRSEPKHPLLDKVERQFLDGKMNRRDFIRFSTLLGVGAGTAYALAGIADPFAINAAQAAANGGTVRIAQRVHPVDSPHTFAWAEPSNITRQVCEYLTRTGQDNITRPYLLEKWEPSADLKTWTLYIRPGVVWRKGSPLTADQVIWNLKRVLDEKIGSSMLGLMKAYMLKEVDKGEKDDSGNPKMSLEIWDANAIEKVDDHTVRLNLAEAQLAVPEHLFHYPMAILDPAEDGKFGIGSNGTGAFELVEFEAGRKAVLKARTEHWHTVPSLDTLQFIDTGDDATAVVAALASKQVDGAYEVDVTQKPALDKIDSLQIYEVATSQTAVIHGKCTRKPFDDAKVRLAMRLAVDAAQVMSLAEGDTGVVGEHHHVCPIHPEYAKLPPFVRDVARAKSLLAEAGYPDGIDSTLTLPAEPTWQSVAAQVMVQQWAEANIRIKLNVIPSAQWWDVWDKVDLGYTVWYHRPLGFMTLSLAYRTGVPWNAPEWSDKEFDTLLTQAEGTVDVEERRKVMEKIETIMQERGPVVQPFWRSVLTFYDKKVQGFKMHPTSFVFGEELSIKA, encoded by the coding sequence ATGCGGTCAGAGCCAAAGCACCCGCTGCTCGACAAAGTCGAGCGGCAGTTCCTCGACGGAAAGATGAACCGTCGCGATTTCATTCGGTTCTCGACGCTGTTGGGCGTCGGCGCCGGCACCGCCTATGCGCTGGCCGGGATCGCCGATCCGTTCGCGATCAACGCGGCCCAGGCCGCCGCCAATGGCGGCACGGTCAGGATCGCACAGCGCGTTCATCCGGTCGACAGCCCCCATACCTTCGCCTGGGCGGAGCCGAGCAACATCACGCGCCAGGTCTGCGAATACCTGACGCGCACGGGCCAGGACAACATCACCCGTCCCTATCTGCTCGAGAAGTGGGAGCCCAGCGCGGATCTGAAGACCTGGACGCTCTATATCCGGCCCGGCGTCGTCTGGCGCAAGGGCAGCCCGCTCACGGCGGACCAGGTGATCTGGAACCTGAAGCGGGTGCTCGACGAGAAGATCGGCTCCTCGATGCTGGGCCTGATGAAGGCCTATATGCTGAAGGAGGTCGACAAGGGCGAGAAGGACGACAGCGGCAATCCCAAGATGAGCCTCGAGATCTGGGACGCGAACGCGATCGAGAAGGTCGACGACCACACCGTCCGCCTCAACCTCGCGGAAGCGCAGCTGGCCGTGCCGGAGCATCTCTTCCACTATCCCATGGCGATCCTCGATCCCGCCGAGGACGGCAAGTTCGGGATCGGCTCGAACGGCACGGGCGCCTTCGAGCTGGTGGAGTTCGAGGCCGGCCGCAAGGCGGTCCTGAAGGCGCGCACCGAGCATTGGCACACGGTGCCCTCCCTCGACACGCTGCAGTTCATCGACACGGGCGACGATGCGACGGCCGTGGTCGCGGCGCTCGCCTCGAAGCAGGTCGACGGCGCCTATGAGGTCGATGTCACGCAGAAGCCGGCGCTGGACAAGATCGATTCCCTGCAGATCTACGAGGTGGCGACCTCGCAGACCGCCGTCATCCACGGCAAATGCACGCGCAAGCCGTTCGACGACGCGAAGGTGCGGCTCGCCATGCGCCTCGCGGTCGACGCCGCCCAGGTGATGAGCCTGGCGGAGGGCGATACCGGGGTGGTCGGGGAGCATCACCATGTCTGCCCGATCCATCCGGAATACGCGAAGCTGCCGCCCTTCGTGCGCGACGTGGCCCGCGCCAAGTCGCTCCTGGCGGAGGCGGGCTATCCCGACGGCATCGATTCGACCCTGACCCTGCCGGCCGAACCGACATGGCAATCGGTGGCGGCCCAGGTCATGGTGCAGCAATGGGCCGAGGCCAATATCCGCATCAAGCTCAACGTCATCCCCTCGGCCCAGTGGTGGGATGTCTGGGACAAGGTCGATCTCGGCTATACCGTCTGGTATCACCGCCCGCTGGGATTCATGACCCTCAGCCTCGCCTACCGCACGGGCGTGCCGTGGAACGCGCCGGAATGGTCGGACAAGGAATTCGACACGCTCCTGACGCAGGCCGAAGGCACCGTGGATGTCGAGGAACGCCGCAAGGTGATGGAGAAGATCGAGACGATCATGCAGGAGCGCGGACCCGTGGTTCAGCCCTTCTGGCGCTCGGTCCTGACCTTCTACGACAAGAAGGTGCAGGGTTTCAAAATGCACCCCACCTCCTTCGTGTTCGGCGAGGAGTTGTCGATCAAGGCCTAG
- a CDS encoding TetR/AcrR family transcriptional regulator: protein MAEEKGPAVASYLDELERQRAAASGARAQTRARILLCVAQVLSSEGYHDAIVRQVCEQLGLSRGAFYKYFENRTDAVAEVLNGFCRFVFEMSVGVGRGKSDFERINEVTLFYFQLYQRNKGLFAVQYKLARDKSAYSEGWRELQDNWRGRLARYIVRVTKAEETALQSALALSYMLTSLADDFLYRLIFEDEEQLRWLKRHPRRVAALISVVWYRAIFGRDPAAALEPDFLLKYSGVLPVAFAR from the coding sequence ATGGCCGAAGAGAAGGGCCCGGCGGTCGCAAGCTATCTCGACGAGCTGGAGCGTCAGCGGGCGGCCGCGAGCGGCGCCAGGGCCCAGACCCGGGCGCGTATCCTGCTATGCGTGGCGCAGGTCCTGTCGTCGGAGGGCTATCACGACGCGATCGTGCGCCAGGTCTGCGAGCAGCTCGGTCTCTCGCGCGGCGCCTTCTACAAATATTTCGAGAACCGGACCGATGCCGTGGCCGAGGTGCTGAACGGCTTCTGCCGTTTCGTGTTCGAGATGTCGGTCGGCGTCGGGCGCGGCAAGTCCGACTTCGAGCGCATCAACGAGGTGACGCTGTTCTATTTCCAGCTCTACCAGCGCAACAAGGGCCTGTTTGCGGTGCAATACAAGCTGGCGCGCGACAAGTCGGCCTATTCCGAGGGCTGGCGCGAGCTCCAGGACAATTGGCGCGGGCGCCTCGCCAGATACATCGTGCGGGTGACCAAGGCCGAGGAGACCGCGCTGCAAAGCGCGCTCGCGCTCTCCTACATGCTGACCTCGCTCGCCGACGATTTCCTCTACCGGCTGATCTTCGAGGACGAGGAGCAGCTGCGCTGGCTGAAGCGCCATCCGCGCCGCGTGGCGGCGCTGATTTCGGTCGTATGGTATCGGGCGATCTTCGGCCGCGATCCCGCGGCAGCGCTGGAGCCCGACTTCCTACTGAAATATTCCGGGGTGCTGCCGGTCGCTTTCGCCCGCTAG
- a CDS encoding flagellar biosynthesis protein FlhF, whose amino-acid sequence MRLKTFSAGTMDEAMRRVRQELGDDAVILSTKRDGKSGVLVTAGLDDEPLDAERAPADTAAAPLLPSSDSAALDGLDRIAARLEFNGVPAAIADRLLGAAAELSTENPVLALAAALDAQFAFAPLIDEAPACPLLFIGPPGAGKTSSLAKLAIRARLAGVTAGVVSCDTLRAGAEAQLATYTRRIDLPAYRARDGQTLRRALASLPEGGLRLIDSAGSNPQSDGDLAEMAALATAGEAEPVLVLAAGGDPAETADQARIYARLGTRRLIVTKLDTVRRLGSLLAAAAAGGLALCEFGLSPQIGDGLVPVNPVSLARLLMGERIELPSLNPAAMEAAE is encoded by the coding sequence ATGCGGCTCAAGACCTTCAGCGCCGGCACGATGGACGAGGCGATGCGCCGCGTCCGCCAGGAGCTGGGCGACGATGCCGTCATCCTCTCGACCAAGCGCGACGGCAAGAGCGGCGTGCTGGTGACGGCCGGGCTCGATGACGAGCCGCTCGACGCCGAGAGGGCGCCTGCCGATACCGCGGCGGCGCCGCTGCTGCCCTCGTCCGACAGCGCCGCCCTCGACGGGCTCGACCGCATCGCCGCGCGGCTGGAGTTCAACGGCGTGCCGGCGGCGATCGCCGACCGCCTGCTCGGCGCCGCGGCGGAGCTCTCGACCGAGAACCCGGTCCTGGCGCTGGCGGCGGCCCTCGACGCCCAGTTCGCCTTCGCGCCCCTGATCGACGAAGCGCCGGCCTGCCCCCTGCTCTTCATCGGGCCGCCGGGCGCCGGCAAGACCTCGAGCCTGGCGAAGCTCGCCATCCGGGCGCGCCTGGCCGGCGTCACCGCCGGCGTCGTCTCCTGCGACACGCTGCGTGCCGGCGCCGAGGCGCAGCTTGCGACCTATACCCGGCGCATCGATCTTCCGGCCTATCGCGCCCGCGACGGCCAGACCCTGCGGCGCGCGCTCGCGAGCCTGCCCGAGGGCGGCCTGCGCCTCATCGACAGCGCCGGCAGCAACCCGCAAAGCGACGGCGACCTCGCCGAGATGGCGGCGCTGGCCACCGCCGGCGAGGCGGAGCCGGTCCTGGTGCTCGCGGCCGGCGGCGATCCCGCCGAGACCGCCGACCAGGCCCGCATCTATGCGCGCCTCGGCACCCGCCGGCTCATCGTCACCAAGCTCGATACCGTGCGCCGGCTGGGCAGCCTGCTCGCCGCGGCGGCCGCGGGCGGGCTGGCGCTCTGCGAATTCGGGCTCTCGCCGCAGATCGGCGACGGGCTCGTGCCTGTGAACCCGGTTTCTCTGGCGCGCCTGCTGATGGGCGAGCGCATCGAGCTGCCGTCGCTCAATCCCGCTGCCATGGAAGCCGCCGAATGA
- a CDS encoding AMP-binding protein encodes MGRQSKRLSLAKDYYTVATLLAERAKTSRRRPAIVSDEGSLTYAELEAQSRKLAAGFAARGIGPGTTVLMMLDNHADSILCWLALARLGAVEVPVNTAYLGDVLKHVVRDSLATILILDAAYAERFEDEILDGARLETLILRGSAPGRLPAKLSKLRTIEFASLAGSGPAGGPAIAETSDPRQIMAVMYTSGTTGASKGVRCTFAHALEYSRCVVEVLDLKAGDRYYNMLPLFHIAGQWAAVFACFIAGATVVLKPRFSVSAFWDDIRHHRCNVTLLLGAMANLVHRAPASPADKKHPLDKVLVVPLFPQVKEFARRFGLRVTTNYGSTEVGVPIRAGFRPGKPRLFHLVDARSCGRIVSDRFEVKIVDPNDEEVPPGVAGELVVRPKRPWIVMSGYLNQPEKTMEAWRNLWLHSGDLMMRDKRGNFYFLDRVKDSIRRRGENISSTEVENGILKFPSVLECAVYPVPSPLTEQEVMAAVVAKPGNELDLGALGAFLERTLPKFMVPRFYRLETALPKTPTGKIQKFQLRAQGLDAPHWDREARSANQIKQQRNKPIPGRS; translated from the coding sequence ATGGGGCGCCAATCCAAACGCCTGTCGCTGGCGAAGGACTATTACACCGTCGCGACGCTGCTGGCCGAACGCGCGAAAACCTCGCGCCGGCGCCCCGCCATCGTCTCCGACGAGGGTTCGCTCACCTATGCCGAGCTCGAGGCGCAAAGCCGTAAGCTCGCCGCCGGCTTCGCCGCCCGGGGCATCGGGCCCGGCACCACCGTGCTGATGATGCTCGACAACCATGCCGACAGCATCCTCTGCTGGCTGGCGCTGGCCCGCCTCGGCGCGGTCGAGGTGCCGGTCAACACGGCCTATCTGGGCGACGTGCTCAAGCATGTGGTGCGGGATTCGCTCGCGACCATCCTGATCCTCGACGCGGCCTATGCCGAGCGTTTCGAGGACGAGATCCTCGACGGCGCCAGGCTCGAAACCCTGATCCTGCGCGGCAGCGCCCCCGGCCGCCTGCCCGCGAAGCTGTCGAAGCTGCGAACGATCGAATTCGCCTCTCTTGCCGGATCGGGCCCCGCCGGCGGCCCCGCGATCGCCGAAACCTCGGATCCCCGCCAGATCATGGCGGTCATGTACACCTCGGGCACGACCGGCGCCTCGAAGGGCGTGCGCTGCACCTTCGCGCATGCGCTCGAATATTCGCGCTGCGTGGTCGAGGTGCTCGATCTCAAGGCCGGCGACCGCTACTACAACATGCTGCCCTTGTTCCATATCGCGGGCCAGTGGGCGGCGGTCTTCGCCTGCTTCATCGCCGGCGCCACGGTGGTGCTCAAGCCGCGCTTCAGCGTCAGCGCCTTCTGGGACGATATCCGCCACCACAGATGCAACGTCACGCTGCTTCTGGGTGCGATGGCGAACCTCGTCCATCGCGCCCCGGCCTCGCCTGCCGATAAAAAGCATCCGCTCGACAAGGTGCTGGTGGTGCCGCTCTTCCCGCAGGTGAAGGAATTCGCCCGGCGCTTCGGCCTGCGCGTCACCACCAATTACGGCTCGACCGAGGTCGGCGTGCCGATCCGTGCCGGTTTCCGCCCCGGCAAGCCGCGCCTGTTCCATCTGGTCGATGCCCGCTCCTGCGGCCGCATCGTGAGCGACCGCTTCGAGGTCAAGATCGTCGATCCGAACGACGAGGAGGTTCCGCCCGGCGTCGCGGGCGAGCTGGTGGTGCGGCCCAAGCGGCCCTGGATCGTCATGTCGGGCTATCTCAACCAGCCGGAAAAGACGATGGAGGCCTGGCGCAACCTCTGGCTCCATTCCGGCGACCTGATGATGCGCGACAAGCGCGGCAACTTCTATTTCCTCGACCGGGTGAAGGATTCGATCCGCCGGCGCGGCGAGAACATCTCCTCGACCGAGGTCGAGAACGGGATCCTGAAGTTCCCTTCCGTGCTCGAATGCGCGGTCTATCCGGTGCCCTCGCCCTTGACCGAGCAGGAAGTCATGGCGGCCGTCGTCGCCAAGCCCGGCAACGAGCTCGATCTCGGCGCCCTCGGCGCGTTCCTCGAGCGCACCCTGCCGAAATTCATGGTGCCGCGCTTCTACCGCCTCGAGACCGCGCTGCCGAAGACGCCGACCGGCAAGATCCAGAAGTTCCAGCTCCGCGCGCAAGGCCTCGATGCCCCGCACTGGGACCGCGAAGCCAGGTCGGCGAATCAGATCAAGCAACAACGAAACAAGCCAATCCCAGGGAGGTCATGA